One Manihot esculenta cultivar AM560-2 chromosome 18, M.esculenta_v8, whole genome shotgun sequence genomic window carries:
- the LOC110607779 gene encoding 16.9 kDa class I heat shock protein 1 produces the protein MANPRFKNMSSLIKTLIFLALIAPQVNALMPYTRSLWDMMLPSEDPFRILEQSPLAIPKGVESLALARADWKETPTSHVISMDIPGIKKDGVKIEVEENRVLRVSGERKGEQEVEGEKWHRAERINGKFWRQFRLPNNADLEHIKAHLEDGVLKVTVPKFAEQQKKQAKVIEIAEQGSSGQDIKATKAEM, from the coding sequence ATGGCCAACCCAAGATTCAAAAACATGTCTTCACTCATCAAAACACTCATCTTCCTAGCTTTGATTGCCCCCCAAGTGAATGCTCTAATGCCATACACAAGATCCCTATGGGACATGATGCTTCCATCGGAAGACCCATTCAGAATTCTTGAACAATCCCCACTTGCAATCCCCAAAGGAGTTGAATCTCTGGCACTAGCAAGGGCAGATTGGAAAGAAACACCAACATCCCATGTAATCTCCATGGACATTCCAGGGATCAAGAAGGATGGTGTGAAAATTGAGGTGGAAGAGAACAGGGTCTTGAGAGTAAGTGGTGAGAGGAAAGGAGAACAAGAAGTTGAAGGAGAGAAATGGCACAGAGCTGAAAGGATTAATGGCAAAttttggaggcagtttcggctaccGAACAATGCAGATTTAGAACATATTAAGGCACATCTTGAAGATGGGGTGCTGAAGGTTACTGTGCCTAAGTTTGCTGAGCAGCAGAAGAAACAAGCTAAGGTTATTGAAATTGCTGAGCAGGGATCTTCTGGTCAGGATATTAAGGCTACAAAGGCTGAGATGTGA